A segment of the Triticum urartu cultivar G1812 chromosome 1, Tu2.1, whole genome shotgun sequence genome:
ACCGGCGATGCTTAGCTTCAGCAGCTATGGGCTGCCCATGGCACCGAGCTACATCAACACGCCTGCTGGCTCCATGTGGCCAATCTCCATTCGCGCCAAACTCAATGAACCAGAGCTCCTTTTAGCTCCTTCGGCACATACAGTTTATACAACATGGGGAATCAAAACCAAACAGGTCACAAAATTAGCCGAACTGCCCGATGATACGGGTAACAATAAAAGGTTAGGGATGGGGATATGTCAAAAATTTGATAGTTCGAGGGAATAATATACCTTGTTTTTGTGAAAGGCTCTAAAGCCATATATTAAATATCACAAGTCCGTACAAAAACACCCTTATAGAAAAAACATCACATTGAAATTATGAGGGGTGTCAAAGTTTTCTTCCTCCTGCATCCACTGACGACTCACTGTGAGCATAGCTCGATGCCGCCTCTGGGCCTCCACCTCAGCGGGACAAAACTTGTTTAAAATCAGGAGCTTGTAGAAGCAACAACCAGAAAGTCGTTGATGCAGACCATGAGACGCCGGTGACTGCGATCAGCGAAATAAGTTTCCGCCCTAGAGAAAAAACGCCGAAAAGATCCTATGGAAACTCCGAGGACCAAGAAAGCGATATGAATCCAAACGAATCCATCAGATCCTGGGAGGCCTGTCAAAGACATAGCTCTAGACACCCTCCAGTGTCGGCAACAAGCACACCAATGAAACGGGGAAAGGGCAAGGAGGAGATTATCCATATACTTGGACAACACAACTGCCTCACACCTGAAACTAGACACGAACACTCTCCAAAGAAACCAGAGACAAATCACAAATGCCACTGCACGCCATATTCGAGTCTGATGTCAAGCTCATCGTTGCCCACGACCATGCACCAACGCCCTCTTCTCCAGTGACCTAGCCAGGCGGGGCTGCCGTTGGAGATTATCGCGTTGGATCACCATCGATGTTGTCGAGCATCGCCTGTCGACAACCGCACCTCGGCTACTCATCTCCGTCGCCGACCCATGGTAGCCTACTAACTCCTCCAGAGTAGGCCCACCACGATCAGCAACCTCCCGATGGTGCCAACGCTGTGCGGCCTTTTCCTAGTGATGCACCCTGGCGATGGAGAGAAGGGGAGAAGATggggtggcggctagggtttcagTCGCCCGCCTTGCCCCTCTCCCACGAAGTGGTTTCTAATGCGTGCTCACGCGTAGTAAATATACTTATCTCCATGATTTTCGATGTACAAAGTCGTGTGACTAGACCTGGGTATTCCTCGGGCCGACCCCCAAAACCTGAGGTCGGCCTGACCCAAAACAACTAAACATTGCACTTTTCATATTAAACCTATATTATATCAATATTTTCTGATTTTTGTTTGAGTAACAGCTATATTTGCTGATTTTTTGAGGTGTTAGTATATTTTCTGATAAAACCCTAATTTTGAGGCAATTCAGGCTTTTGGACCAAAACTGGAGCCCGAGCCCGGCACGTCCCTTGGGCTTCGGGTTCAGGCCGGGCTGCCCATGCCCCTACAGCGAACCACTCGGCCCAGCGCCAGGCCCAGATACCGCGGCGAGCCAAGCCGGTGAATTTTCCCATCTCAGCTTCTACCGAACCCATCTCCGCGGACCTTCTTCTCCATCCCTGCCTGCCTCATCGTGGACCGGCCGGCGAAGAAGACGACGGTACGAGCTCGCGCCACCACCACCCCGACCAGGCGACTCAAATCCCAACCCCTCTTCACTCGACCGCCGCCCCAGCTCGAGCCCCCCCTCGAATttccttgccgccgccgccgccgctgctgttTTCCCCTTCTCCCCACTGGTATGGCCGCGTGATCTGGCCAGGGTTTGGATGAAGGAACGGAAGCCGGCGGCCCCCTCTGCGTTGGCCCGGATCCTCGCCACCTGCGCGTCCCAGGTGCCCGCCCGCTCGCTCCTCCACTCGTTAATCCCCCCCTCTTCACCTGCCGACAAGTGTGATGGTTCGTTCACTCGTTATTAGCTATTTAGTACTAATGCGCCGTAGCAGGATCGGGGATCAGAATTCCCTAGTTTAGTTTTGGTTTGCAGCAAGTGGTCACGGGCTGGTGGTAGATTTGGGAGGTTTCCCCTTGCAGATTGGTTTGCTGTTGCTGCTGGGAAGATCACGATGGGTGATATACATACACTGTTGTAATTAGTGTCTCTTTGCTACCCGGTGCTAGTACTTCGCTAAAGGTAGTTTGTTGCTACCGGATTGTTAGGAGCCTGTTATAGGGGTCTAATTTGATCTGTGTGGGTGTTGGCTTAGTCCTGGCgtcctttagtgccggttaccgaaccggcactaaagggccttacgaaccggtgctattgcccggttctgcactagtgtgattttggttttcggctatGAGGAGGATGCCTGCTGCTTAGTTGTTTGCTCCTCTGCCCTTGGGTGATTATATTTAGGAAGTGCACTTCAATCTGTTAATTACCCCTAAATTTGTTGCTGCTGATTTTCATATGTTGTTACACTGAATCGAATAGCATGATATGAATGGTAGCTAAGCAGGAGTGAACTGGAAGTATCCATACACATTCCCCAATATCTTTTTTTGAGAAACATAGTACAAATGTAGACGTTCACAAAGACgtgcatacactcacccctatggacgcacacacgcacaccctacctgTATGAGCACTTCCGGGAAACCGAGCCGGCAAATGTTGAGATAGATGAAGTCACCACAGGCACTTCTTACTCGATAGGAACATCGGCTCCCATTGAATGAACATCGCCAAAAAGCCTGGAATAAATTCAGGAAAATGCGAGCACGGACTTGAACCCGGGTGGGTTGGTTCCACCACAAGGAACCTAACCATCTGAGCTACGCTCACTTCACCCCAAAGAAATAGTTTGACATTGAAGGGTTATGTAACTTACTAACTTGCTGTACTGGTGATACCATATGCAATTCAAATTGCTAGCGCCAACTGGCTTGGTGAAGATGAGTAAATACTCAATAACCTTATGATCTGGTCTTTTTTTGTTTTATAATGTCGCGAGTGTTCTATTTATCAGCTATGCTATGCAGGCAAAAGATTATGGGAGATGCATAGCAGCAAAGGTCCCTGAGATTGAACATAATATGTGTTCTAAGGAGTTTCTAGCACTCAGAGCATGCATGCAAACTGCGGTAATCTTCCCATTACTAAGAAAATAGTTTGGTTGTATCAAATCATACTGTTACAACTTTCACCTGTACAATTAAGCACCCAATTCAAATGGAAATGGCCTTTGGTTGTTCTAAATAAATCACTGTTTTCTTCTTGGCCAACAATCAACTTCTCTACCCATTTTTGTTCCTCCTCTTGtttgtttattttttttgttCCACTGCTGCTGCGTACTCCGTCCATCTTCCCCCTATGACCATGCCATTTCCACCATCGCCGGTGAGGTTTTGGGGTGGATGGTGACTCTCTGCACCTGTGGGGCTTAAAGGGATAACCCGTTGGGGGTGGCAGGCCGTCTTGGCATGTCAAGAACATCGGTTGGTAGATAATCTGGGAGAGATGTTGGTGGTGGTTGATACTAGGAGGCAGATCCAGCAGTAATATAGCGGCGGAAACAGGGAAGATGGCGGGGGCAATGGATTAGATAGCGACTGGTGAGAGAGGGGGATGAGGGAGCTGCTGGTGTTGGTGCTGGATGGCAGGCCTCGTGGCGCTAGAGCGACTCTTGTGATGCAGGGGGCAGCGGACCTTGGGGAATGGGTGGCAGTGAGGATGGGATGTTCGGGAGGTGAGAGCAGGGTGAGAGAAGTCTAAAGAGTTGAGGGCTAATCTTGGTCCCATGGCCAATCGGAAACACTGTCAGTGTGCAGTTCCTGAATTAATTTATGTTGTTGATTAATATACAGTCCCTAAATTAATTTATTTTTGTCAATTCATATACAGTCCTTACATTAATTTATTTTTGTCGATTCATAGGCTTACGGATTTAAATTTGTATTTGGTTTATAAAAGACTGCTTACAATCTGTGTAATCGTTTCATGCTTGAAAGTGGATCTATCTTCCTGTCCTAACTTTCATTACTCTGTCCTCAAAGGTCAAGAATAAGGCTTGAAGTTCAAGGCGTTTGGAGTTTGGTGTTAACCACCTTTCAGTGTGATCAGTGTGCTCTCAGGTGAGTCTAGCTCTGTATTTTACGACTCAAAGAAAATATGGATATCATGGTGTTTTATAACCATGTAATAAGAAAAAGAGCTGTGCATCATGCTGACAACAGCTCCCTTTTGTATTATGTTGGTAAACTGCAAGATCACTAATTGACAAGCTTGAAATAACAAATGAATTGTGCACAATCAGATGCAAGGAGGTTTGAGCAGCCCTGGTGCGCTCTCTCACGCTTATGTACAACATCCTCCGCTACGGTGTGACATTCCAGATATTAAGGGGCTATTCTATGATGATGCGAATAGGTTTCTTGTAGCCCCAACAGCTGATCGGGTATTTGAATATCTAATTAATCGACTTTACATTTCCGCTAGATACTTGGTTATCACAAAGTAAATTGGTTACATTACTGCAGATATTATACTGGAAGATAGCTGCATCTACTCAATCTGGACCTCCAAACTCTGATCCAATTAATGAAGGCCCCATCTTATCAGTTCGATTTTCTCTGGATCAGAAAGCCATAGGGATTCAGCGATCCAGTCATGAGGTCGAGTTTAGAAATAGAGAAACAGGGGAAGGCTGTAGTAAGAAGTGCAGAGCAGATTCTGAGACCATACTGGGATTTTTCTGGACTGACTGTCCCACTTGTGATGTCATAATTATAAAAACAAGGTTTGTAAAGGTGTTGCTGCTACAATATAAATAGCAGAAACTTTATATGTTCTGCATCCAAATATCCAATTAGCCTATTGTCACAGGCTCACAGCCACAGGAGCATTTGTAAGATGAACCAATTAGTCATGTTCTTATTTTGGGACTGACTTCATTCATATTTTAATTCTATGTAGAAGGAAGCTATCCTGTTCTTTGGTTCATTTTTTGTGAAATGTGTCTCTATTGCAGTGGGCTAGATCTGCTTGTCTATGAGCCTCAATCAAATGCTCTTCGGTTAGTGGAGTCAAAAAAGTGCAGTGCCACCTGGTATCTTTACACTCATGAAAGCAGGTTGCTTCTTCTTGCATCTGGAATGCAATGTACGCTGTTCACTGGATATCAGGTAATGCATTATGCACCCATTGAAGATAACATGCCCCAAAGAAACAACTCTGATGAGGATTGTTTTTATACATGTTGATTGGTATTTAACTTTTCTTAACCATGCTCATTCTGGTGGGCTGATGCTGTAGTTGCGCTTTAAACTTTAAAGCAGATTCCGAGCTGAGACATTTTAAAGTAATCTTTGTGTAGTAGAGTGCAGGGCTGGGACTTTATTTTGAACTTACTTTCTATTTCCATTAAATTGACATGGGTCATTGATTTAACATCTAAACTGTATGCTAACTTTTATGTATGGTTCTAACAGTTTTCTGCTGGTGGGATCGTCAAATTGCCTAAGTTTGAGATGGTGATGTCTAAATCCGAAGCAAATAACAAGCCTGTCCTAGCTGCTGCTGATGTTCACATTGTAACAGTGTATGCTTTCTGTccctcttttttttttcttttttccttttttacaAATTTCACATAAATCCCAATAACATTTCCCAAATTTGGCAGGTATGGTAGGATTTACTGCTTGCAGCTGGATAGAGTCGGCATGGCATTGAACCTGTACCGATTCTACCGTGATGCTGTTGTCCAACAGGTTTGAACGATATGTGCCGATCTCCAATTTCTTTTCTTAAGAAATACATGTCATGTTCAGATAGTTTCTTTCCGAGTTAGGTGTCTGTTTCAGTTTGTAGATTCCGATAATAAGTTCAGTAGCATTTATttaatatttatgaaaattaccacccctcgtcatgtccgccacatattctgcaatgtctttaATTTAAGGTGATTAAGATTAAGGTGACAGGGATCTCTTGTGTTTTCATTATCTTGTGTAACTATCCACTTGCTGGTATGATTGCTGACGTGTGACTCATGGTGGTTGCCTGACTTGAGATAAAGAACAGAGGAGAGGCACAAGAGGAGGAGACGAGTTTTTTGTTTATTCGTCAGCCGCCGATTCAATCACAGCTTGCAAGCCCTTGTAGCCAACCGAATACACCCTGACACATAGGCCTCACATGCACACCATGCTGCGGCACCACTTTCCACCTTCACAACTCATGCTCCATAACAGGGCACTCAAGGGAGAGCGTGAATGTTACCAAAAAAGCGATGTACAATCCCCAACTCCCCTTTAATAGTAAAGACGAGGGTAACTGTTGGAATCATATAGTTCTTATATGGACATGAAGAATAGACTGTAATGTAAGCTTATGTTACACGCTTTGTTTCCAGTGTGTTGTTTCCTTCCCTAGAAAGCTGCGGTAGCTGGAGCTAAAGTTGACACAAGGTCTATGAGTTGTACCTCAGTGCCTCAGTTTGACATCCTGGGCCTGGTTAGGTTGTAGGAAACTACTCAGTTTACATTAAACTGTAGGTCTGTTTACAGTTACATAATTTATAATTAAAATTTAAATGTTCATTTGTCCCTTGTAAGTAAACACTTGTGTTCCTGAAAAGTTATAAACTGCTCTAAGTTTGGCTGAAAAATGCCGTATTGCTGCTTTTGGCAAAGTTCTGCCACTGGGATACCAGCAAATTTCCTTTCAAAATGAGAGATTTAAGGAGTGTCTTAGTCGGTGATCACAAAACCGATTTGCTGGTCTAGGTTCTGAAATCCCTGTTGGGAAATGTTCTTCTATTTCGTCTGTCAAGAAAAAACCGTAGTCCCCTAACTCATAGCTTGTTATTTCAGGGTACTCTCCCAGTATATTCAAGCAGAATTGCAGTTAGTGCAGTTGACAATATAATCATGATCCATCAAATTGATGCGAAAGTTGTCATACTTTACGATGTATTTATGGATTCTTACGCACCAATATCTGCACCACTTCCACTGCTTGTGAGAGGACTGGCCAGCAATAGTAAGCAAGCAGCACAACCTGCAGATCAGCAATCAAGTGCTTATGGCGGGACTTTATATGGAGAAGGTTGGAACTTTCTCATTCCTGACCTCATCTGTGATGCTGAGAATGGGCTACTCTGGAAACTTCATTTAGATCTGGAGGTAAGGAATCGGCAATGGATTATTCCTTGATTAATTCATCCTCAACACAAATACAATTTTCCTGACATGAGTAGCTTGAAATCTCTAGGCTATTGCTGCTAGTACTTCTGATGCTCCTTCGATTTTGGAATTCCTTCAGAGACGAAAGTCTGACCTGAGTATGGTAAAATACGATTTCACTACTTCGTGATAGTTCAGTTTTCGCCATCTATTACCATTGTCATAATATTTCTTATTGAAACTTATGGTTCAGGTTAAGACACTAAGCCTTGCTATAGTTCGAACAACCATCTTGGAAAGGAGGCCAGTAACTTTGGTTGCaaaggcaatggatatcattctTGATTCATACTCTCGTTCGATGAAAATGGTAGGCGGTGCTGCTGGGGTTAGGAGGACGTCTGAGCAAAACCAACAGTCAAGTTTTCAGCCTGTTGAGGACTCCCGTGTGGTTTCTCAGGAACCTCCTGGAACCATGATTGGACCTGTTATCAACACTGATTCAGCAAGTGGGGTTGAGAGTGGACAGTCACAGTCAAATTCAGGAGTTGAGCATGGAATTGCTAACCTGGCAGCACATGTAGATAGGTCATCTTTAAACACATCCTCTGATTCTGACGGTATTACCAATACATCGAGAGCGGTAAGTCAGGCAACATCAAGTTCCCAGATATCTGACGCCACTGGCAAAAGACCGCAGGTTGTAGGAGAGGATAGCCAACCATTGGCTTCTGGTACATCAATGCAGCATGGAACACATGTTGCTAGTGTGGCAATTTCACCAATTGAAATGGTCCAGTCCGTCTTTGTGCTTGTTGAAGATGAAATGATGGGTGATCCTGCATACCTTATTGCTGTCATCATGGAATTTTTACGAAGGTACATTTAGTGTTCTTTAAAATTAATTTAGAAGCAACAAAGAAAAGGTACACTAAGTATTGTCCTGTTTTTGTACAGCCTGTCAAAAGCTGGGCTGAAGGCTCCTCCTGACCTTTATGTCATGATGACTGCTTTGCTGGCCTGCAGCAACCGTTATGCTGAAATAGCACTGTTTGTATCGAACAAGGTCAGTATGTTATTCCAACACCATTATTAATGATCAATGTGGCAATTACCATTAAGTAGACTAGCACAATCAATCATGATGTTTGTATCTAAGAAGTTCAATTTGCTATTCCAACACCACTCTTAATGACCAGTGGGCGATTACCATTAACTAGACTAGCACAATCGATCATGTCGTGTGTGCTGGTGGTTAAATGTATTACCTTTTTTGCTTCATTATTTCAACACCATTATTAATGATCTGTGTGGCAATTACAATTATAATGTCAGGCGTGCTGATGGTTAAATATATTACTGTTTTGAGAAGAAAATTGAAATCACTATATTAGCGCAAGTAGGGTTAAATATGTTGACGAGTATGATTCCAAACAAATTGTTATCTTTCACATGCCTTAAATTTGTATGAATAGTGTCCAATCCAACAAACTTTTTCATCCATCATTGGATGAAAACTATATGAACTAGATGATACCCTGCACATTGTTGTGGGAATGTTTTGCAATATATTTTAATGAGATTTGGTTGTATGGAACATGAATATTTGGAGTAATAATATGAGAACTAAAAATTAAAATACTAACGATTTATTGTGTTTGATTATTGTTTAGTTGTAAAATATTTATTAAATTTGAATAAAATAAAAAATCGCATGCATGTTTGCATGTTGAGGTAGCTTTTACTTATGCATGGGTGCATGTTGAGGTGGGCCTTTTCCCATGCATGTTGAATGATGaggtggcatgcttgcatgttgagagaaataggttagtgggggctagctatttagatatagaagataaTGTCCAATCCAACATGATTGGAAACGAGCAGAAGCGATTCACTTCTGAAGAAAATACATACGTCAACTGTAGTTTGCAGTTTCCTTTAGGTAGTACTATTAGCCTTTGAATATTGTTTATGAAAAGTTTCAGTTGAGGCTTGTCTCTACTAGCACTGACTGTTGTTGAATCCGAGCCTGCACCTGAGTCGTCTGATGACGCCCTCTAATTGAGCCCATCAGTTCATTGCACAGATGGAAATTCATTGTGGCCATCAGATTTTGTTAGCACGAATCACTATGCTTTTATGCTTGCACGCTACGATGACTTTTGAGAGTTTTTACCAAAAAAACAAATCGACCTTTTCCACATAAAAGAACAAAACAAATTGACCACTGTCAACTCCCTAAGTGAATGTGGCCAAGAAGTATGGTGTCATTTTGGCGATGGATCAATTCCTGCAGATTCTAGAGCCGTCCAGGGAACTCGCAATGCAGCTCATTGATCTGGGTCGACATCATTCGCTGACAAGGAAGCTGGGAGTCGACATGCTCCGGGAGAGGTGCCTGCACCATGACTACGTGGCTGCATTACTCCAAGACGGGTACTACCTGGAGGCTCTACGCTATGCTCGAAAATACAAGGTATTCGCCTACCCTACTGATGCTATGTTATCTTTGGGTGCTTGTGCTTCTCGATTAGAAAACAACTAAATTATTGTTGAGTGCTTCCCATTTCTGTTTCCATCCATGTATCAACTTGAAAACAACTGATTAGGAAGTGTTATTGTATTCGTTGCAACTTACTACAACCAAGTTTGTTACTCCCTGAGTT
Coding sequences within it:
- the LOC125524437 gene encoding regulator of MON1-CCZ1 complex, with the protein product MQGGLSSPGALSHAYVQHPPLRCDIPDIKGLFYDDANRFLVAPTADRILYWKIAASTQSGPPNSDPINEGPILSVRFSLDQKAIGIQRSSHEVEFRNRETGEGCSKKCRADSETILGFFWTDCPTCDVIIIKTSGLDLLVYEPQSNALRLVESKKCSATWYLYTHESRLLLLASGMQCTLFTGYQFSAGGIVKLPKFEMVMSKSEANNKPVLAAADVHIVTVYGRIYCLQLDRVGMALNLYRFYRDAVVQQGTLPVYSSRIAVSAVDNIIMIHQIDAKVVILYDVFMDSYAPISAPLPLLVRGLASNSKQAAQPADQQSSAYGGTLYGEGWNFLIPDLICDAENGLLWKLHLDLEAIAASTSDAPSILEFLQRRKSDLSMVKTLSLAIVRTTILERRPVTLVAKAMDIILDSYSRSMKMVGGAAGVRRTSEQNQQSSFQPVEDSRVVSQEPPGTMIGPVINTDSASGVESGQSQSNSGVEHGIANLAAHVDRSSLNTSSDSDGITNTSRAVSQATSSSQISDATGKRPQVVGEDSQPLASGTSMQHGTHVASVAISPIEMVQSVFVLVEDEMMGDPAYLIAVIMEFLRSLSKAGLKAPPDLYVMMTALLACSNRYAEIALFVSNKILEPSRELAMQLIDLGRHHSLTRKLGVDMLRERCLHHDYVAALLQDGYYLEALRYARKYKVITVQPSLFLEEAVAKNITPNLAAVLSFFAELTPSFKTTSDYSRYRHILSEMV